One Brassica napus cultivar Da-Ae chromosome C2, Da-Ae, whole genome shotgun sequence DNA window includes the following coding sequences:
- the LOC106429193 gene encoding xyloglucan endotransglucosylase/hydrolase protein 22 — MGCSPILISLSILSCSALILAGDFRKDIDIVWGSDKAKILEYGQAITLSLDKASGSGFESKAQFLFGKVSMELKLVTGNSAGTVTSYYLASKGTMWDEIDFEFLGNLSGDPYTVHTNVITQGKGDREQQFRLWFDPTVDFHTYSILWNPKTIVFYVDGTPIREFKKMNTKNVAYPEKQAMRVHSSLWNGDDWATRGGLVKTDWSKAPFTAYYRNFEVQDCDWSAPGSNASCGGGGPNSWLNEGIDENSRKRLKWVESNFIIYNYCNDAKRFRLGLPTECVVMN, encoded by the exons ATGGGTTGCTCACCAATCTTGATCAGTTTGTCTATTCTGTCATGTTCTGCCTTAATCTTGGCAGGTGATTTCAGAAAAGATATTGACATTGTATGGGGAAGCGACAAAGCAAAGATACTCGAATACGGTCAAGCCATTACATTGTCTCTTGACAAAGCTTCTGGCTCTGGTTTTGAATCCAAGGCTCAGTTCTTGTTTGGTAAGGTCTCTATGGAGCTCAAACTTGTCACTGGAAACTCAGCTGGTACTGTCACATCTTACTAt CTTGCGTCTAAAGGAACGATGTGGGATGAGATAGACTTCGAATTTTTGGGGAATCTAAGTGGTGATCCTTATACAGTCCACACAAATGTCATCACACAAGGAAAAGGTGATAGAGAACAACAGTTTCGTCTCTGGTTCGATCCCACCGTTGATTTTCACACTTACTCCATCCTCTGGAACCCTAAGACCATAGT ATTCTATGTGGATGGTACACCGATAAGAGAATTCAAGAAAATGAACACGAAGAACGTAGCTTATCCTGAGAAACAAGCAATGAGAGTCCATTCCAGCTTATGGAACGGAGATGACTGGGCCACGAGAGGAGGGCTCGTGAAGACTGACTGGTCCAAAGCGCCTTTCACGGCTTATTACAGGAACTTTGAGGTTCAAGACTGTGATTGGTCGGCCCCTGGCTCTAATGCATCTTGCGGTGGTGGTGGTCCAAACTCATGGCTCAATGAAGGGATCGATGAAAATAGCAGGAAGAGGCTCAAGTGGGTCGAAAGCAACTTCATCATCTATAACTATTGCAATGACGCTAAAAGATTTCGTCTAGGGTTGCCTACCGAATGTGTTGTTATGAATTAA
- the LOC106429199 gene encoding xyloglucan endotransglucosylase/hydrolase protein 22, which translates to MTNNYLLPLFLSLTVISSVSANFQKDVEITWGDGRGQITNNGELLTLSLDKSSGSGFQSKNEYLFGKIDMQMKLVPGNSAGTVTTLYLKSPGTTWDEIDFEFLGNLSGDPYTLHTNVYTQGKGDKEQQFKLWFDPTADFHTYTILWNPQRIIFTVDGTPIREFKNMESIGTLFPKNRPMRMYSSLWNADDWATRGGLVKTDWSKAPFTASYRGFNQEACVWSNGKSSCPDVSKQGTTGSWLSQELDSTAQERMRWVQRNYMIYNYCTDAKRFPEGLPKECLAA; encoded by the exons ATGACAAACAATTACttacttcctctgtttctttctCTTACCGTCATCTCCTCTGTTTCAGCTAACTTCCAAAAAGACGTAGAGATCACATGGGGAGATGGACGTGGACAGATCACAAACAATGGAGAGCTTCTCACTTTGTCTCTAGACAAATCCTCTGGCTCTGGATTCCAATCCAAGAATGAGTACTTGTTCGGTAAAATCGACATGCAGATGAAACTCGTCCCTGGAAACTCAGCCGGAACAGTCACAACACTCTAC TTGAAATCACCTGGAACAACATGGGACGAGATTGATTTCGAGTTTCTTGGGAATCTAAGTGGAGATCCTTACACACTTCACACAAATGTCTACACACAAGGCAAAGGCGACAAAGAACAGCAGTTCAAACTCTGGTTCGACCCAACAGCTGATTTCCACACTTACACCATTCTATGGAACCCACAACGAATCATTTTCACTGTCGATGGAACTCCCATTAGAGAATTCAAGAACATGGAATCTATTGGCACTCTGTTCCCCAAGAACCGACCGATGAGAATGTACTCTAGTCTTTGGAACGCTGATGATTGGGCCACGAGAGGTGGTTTGGTCAAAACCGATTGGTCTAAAGCTCCTTTCACAGCCTCGTACCGTGGCTTCAACCAAGAAGCTTGTGTTTGGTCGAACGGCAAGTCGTCCTGTCCTGATGTCTCGAAACAAGGGACCACTGGCTCGTGGTTGTCCCAGGAGCTTGACTCAACTGCTCAAGAAAGGATGAGATGGGTGCAGAGGAACTACATGATCTATAATTATTGTACGGATGCGAAGAGATTTCCTGAAGGTCTTCCAAAGGAGTGCTTAGCTGCGTAG